The genomic DNA TGATAAATGCGATTGTCGTCATTCTTCATCACCCCTCCGAAAGAATAAAAGAAAAAAACTGCAATGTCTTTGCAGTTTTACATATTAGAGATCAACCTGTTTTTACTTGGTTCTTGCCATTCCTTTTTGCATCATACAACAAGGAATCAGCCATTTCAAAAAAGGTTTCTTTCCGGCTGTTCGCTTGATATTCTTGAACACCGACACTGATTGTAACGGTTTCACCATTCAACACCTCGAATGGAATCCCTTCGATCTTTTTCCGGATTGTTTCGACCAACTCTACCGTTTTTTTCATCGGCTTCCCTACAAAGAGTACAATGAATTCCTCGCCTCCATAGCGAGCAGCAAAGTCATCCGGGGTGATTTCTTTTTTGATGAGTTCCGATACTGTTCTGAGTACCTCATCGCCCGCCCGATGCCCATATGTATCATTGACCTGTTTGAAATTGTCGAGATCGAATATCGCCATCTGTATGGAGAAGTGATACTTTGCATGGTGAGCGAGCAGTTCATCCAAAAATTGATGAAAGGAAATTTGATTGTACATCCCTGTAAGGGAGTCCGTTTTTGTCAGCTTTTCCATAAGGGTGTTCTTTACGAGGAGCTCTTGTTGATTTTCAATCGACTGACGGTAATTCACTGCCAACTCCAGCCCACGCTCCATAATTCCGAGAACTGCAAAGGCAGCAATCGTTAGCATCGCCATCAAAGTAAAATGGTCGATGATGCTAATATCATGTCTTAAAACGGGTTGCACAACGGTCAAAAGAGAATAGCTGATCATGGTCGCCGTTGCAGAAAGATAAATTGTCCTTGGCTTGAAATAAGCGCCGGAAACGAGGATTGGCAGAAAGAGCGCAGATCGCAAAATGACGATATCAGGACGGCTATAGATGAAATTGAGTGCAATGAATAAACCGG from Pseudalkalibacillus sp. SCS-8 includes the following:
- a CDS encoding GGDEF domain-containing protein, with product MGLLELDTRKLNRKILNVYWIIVGLAVFIKLVNYYFTDVPLHEYLLYYVAIPSGIGALIVVSAEICMKNIRKHLDLIVVLAGLFIALNFIYSRPDIVILRSALFLPILVSGAYFKPRTIYLSATATMISYSLLTVVQPVLRHDISIIDHFTLMAMLTIAAFAVLGIMERGLELAVNYRQSIENQQELLVKNTLMEKLTKTDSLTGMYNQISFHQFLDELLAHHAKYHFSIQMAIFDLDNFKQVNDTYGHRAGDEVLRTVSELIKKEITPDDFAARYGGEEFIVLFVGKPMKKTVELVETIRKKIEGIPFEVLNGETVTISVGVQEYQANSRKETFFEMADSLLYDAKRNGKNQVKTG